Proteins from one Streptomyces sp. NBC_00289 genomic window:
- the paaK gene encoding phenylacetate--CoA ligase PaaK, protein MVDATELLDPGERLDAEALRTLQLERLRTSLRHAYEHVPFYRDSFDKAGIRPEDCRSLADLARFPFTTKADLRANYPYGMFAVPRDRVRRIHASSGTTGRPTVVGYTDGDLSRWADLVARSLRAAGGRPGDTVHVAYGYGLFTGGLGAHYGAERLGCTVIPASGGMTARQVQLIRDLEPGVIMVTPSYMLTILDEFERQGVDPRGTSLRVGVFGAEPWTERMRQEIEERFAIDAVDIYGLSEVMGPGVSQECLETKDGLHIWEDHFLPEVVDPVTGEVLPEGERGELVFTSLTKEAMPVIRYRTRDLTRLLPGTARVFRRMEKVTGRSDDMVILRGVNLFPTQIEEIVLRTPGVAPHFQLRLTREGRLDALTVRAEARPDATPHDRDAAALAITAAVKDGIGVSVTVEIVDPESLERSVGKIRRIVDLRPR, encoded by the coding sequence ATGGTGGATGCGACTGAGCTGCTGGACCCGGGGGAACGACTCGACGCGGAGGCGCTGCGCACCCTGCAACTGGAGCGGCTGCGCACCTCACTCCGGCACGCGTACGAGCACGTGCCCTTCTACCGCGACTCCTTCGACAAAGCGGGAATCCGCCCCGAGGACTGCCGGTCCCTCGCCGATCTGGCCCGGTTCCCCTTCACCACGAAGGCCGACCTGCGGGCGAACTACCCGTACGGGATGTTCGCCGTGCCCCGCGACCGCGTCCGCCGCATCCACGCGTCGAGCGGCACCACCGGGCGCCCCACGGTGGTCGGCTACACGGACGGCGACCTGTCCCGGTGGGCCGACCTGGTCGCCCGTTCGCTCCGGGCGGCCGGCGGACGCCCCGGGGACACGGTGCATGTGGCGTACGGCTACGGGCTGTTCACCGGCGGCCTGGGCGCCCACTACGGTGCCGAACGGCTCGGCTGTACGGTCATCCCCGCGTCCGGTGGCATGACCGCCCGCCAGGTCCAGTTGATCCGAGACCTGGAGCCCGGCGTCATCATGGTCACCCCCTCCTACATGCTGACGATCCTCGACGAGTTCGAACGCCAGGGCGTCGACCCGCGCGGCACCTCCCTGCGCGTGGGCGTCTTCGGCGCCGAACCGTGGACCGAACGGATGCGCCAGGAGATCGAGGAGCGGTTCGCGATCGACGCCGTCGACATATACGGGCTCTCGGAGGTGATGGGCCCGGGAGTCTCCCAGGAATGCCTGGAGACGAAGGACGGGCTGCACATCTGGGAGGACCACTTCCTCCCGGAGGTCGTCGACCCGGTCACCGGGGAGGTGCTGCCGGAGGGCGAGCGGGGCGAACTGGTCTTCACCTCGCTCACGAAGGAGGCGATGCCGGTGATCCGCTACCGGACACGGGACCTGACTCGGCTGCTGCCGGGCACGGCCCGGGTGTTCCGGCGGATGGAGAAGGTCACCGGCCGCAGCGACGACATGGTGATCCTGCGCGGGGTGAACCTCTTCCCCACGCAGATCGAGGAGATCGTGCTCCGCACGCCGGGTGTCGCTCCCCACTTCCAGCTCCGGCTCACCCGCGAGGGACGCCTCGACGCCCTGACCGTCCGGGCGGAGGCCCGGCCCGACGCGACCCCGCACGACCGGGACGCGGCCGCGCTCGCGATCACTGCCGCCGTGAAGGACGGCATCGGCGTGTCGGTCACGGTGGAGATCGTCGATCCGGAGTCGCTGGAACGCTCGGTGGGCAAGATCCGCCGGATCGTGGATCTGCGCCCCCGCTAA
- a CDS encoding alpha/beta fold hydrolase has protein sequence MPTFTAPDGTELACHVRGDGEPLVVLPGGPMRASRYLGDLGGLAAHRRLVLLDLRGTGDSASPEDPASYRCDRLVEDVEALRVHLGLERMDVLAHSAGGNLATLYAARHPRRVARLALITATPWALGMPVTAEDRLAAARLRKDEPWFAEAIAPFEKWLAGEGDFDPAFAPFFYGRWDEAARQHDARGDDEYSDEAADVYGSEGAYDPPATRSALTGLASPVLVLAGELDGGPRPELARRAAQVFPNAEFVVQPGAGHFPWLDDPGWFSRRVAAFFAGSTTPLPTAE, from the coding sequence ATGCCGACCTTCACCGCGCCCGACGGAACCGAACTCGCCTGTCACGTGCGAGGTGACGGTGAGCCGCTCGTCGTGCTGCCCGGGGGCCCGATGCGGGCGTCCCGCTACCTCGGAGACCTGGGCGGACTCGCCGCGCACCGGCGCCTGGTCCTGCTCGATCTGCGGGGCACCGGCGACTCCGCCTCGCCCGAGGACCCGGCGTCGTACCGCTGCGACCGGCTGGTCGAGGACGTGGAGGCGCTGCGCGTCCACCTCGGGCTGGAGCGGATGGACGTGCTCGCGCACTCGGCGGGCGGCAATCTCGCGACGCTGTACGCCGCCCGCCACCCGCGGCGGGTGGCCCGGCTGGCGCTGATCACCGCCACACCCTGGGCGCTCGGGATGCCCGTCACCGCCGAGGACCGGCTGGCCGCGGCGCGGCTGCGGAAGGACGAGCCGTGGTTCGCGGAGGCGATCGCGCCGTTCGAGAAGTGGCTCGCGGGCGAGGGGGACTTCGACCCCGCGTTCGCCCCCTTCTTCTACGGCCGCTGGGACGAGGCGGCCCGACAGCACGACGCGCGGGGCGACGACGAGTACAGCGACGAGGCGGCCGACGTCTACGGCTCCGAGGGCGCCTACGACCCGCCCGCGACCCGATCGGCCCTCACCGGACTGGCCTCACCCGTCCTCGTCCTCGCCGGGGAACTCGACGGCGGTCCGCGCCCCGAACTCGCCCGACGTGCCGCTCAGGTGTTCCCGAACGCCGAGTTCGTCGTCCAGCCCGGCGCCGGCCACTTCCCCTGGCTGGACGACCCGGGATGGTTCAGCCGTCGCGTCGCCGCGTTCTTCGCGGGGAGCACGACGCCGCTGCCCACGGCGGAGTAG
- a CDS encoding sulfatase, translated as MSHLTPPRQLPKTDADASERTTAEEASTAPAVTEPGAAGDVEPADEEATGATAEPTTKAEAEEDGPDGRPATEETADGAEDGKAAAEAVVPHPASTGDASGEESGDEAAASTATTGPPGPGDAASSSARPGWFGWRRRHPRAARAVRAGTSILAGALVLVVLLVPNRLDRINLQSFLRLPVEVIFLAAVLLVLPSRARRITAVVLGTFLGLSTVLKCLDMGFRQTLARPFDLVFDWVLLSDAADWMKDSFGRSGEVLAVIGLIVLLVLVLVLSALAMVRLANVMARHRSVAVRGTLVLGTAWIILFTMGVQFGGVTVATRGYSQYLANRVQYVRDGLGDADVFKKQLAVDAFADTPNDRLLTGLRGKDVLFTFIESYGRVAIDDPAMAPEIDATLKEGDARLKAAGFAARSGWLSSPVTGAGSWLAHSTFLSGLWIKNQQRYRTLTTGDHATLTSYFQKTGAWRTVGIVPGVRKAWPEGTYFGLDHIYDSTHLGYQGPYFSWTPVPDQFSLEAFQRLEHGKKNRDPIMAEIILASSHNPWAPIAHTIGWDDLGDGSVFEQIKKEGKNPTEVWKHPASVRTEYRKAIQYSLDSLTQWMQRYGDKNTVLVFLGDHQPVPTVTGGSTSRDVPITIVAHDPKVLDRISDWGWTDGLKPADNAPEWAMDEFRDRFMTAYQK; from the coding sequence GTGTCGCACCTCACGCCCCCTCGTCAACTGCCAAAGACGGACGCGGACGCATCGGAGAGAACCACAGCCGAGGAAGCCTCGACCGCTCCCGCGGTGACCGAGCCCGGCGCCGCGGGGGACGTGGAGCCGGCTGACGAGGAGGCGACCGGCGCGACGGCCGAGCCGACCACGAAGGCCGAGGCGGAGGAGGACGGGCCGGACGGACGCCCCGCGACGGAGGAGACGGCCGACGGCGCGGAGGACGGGAAGGCGGCCGCCGAGGCCGTCGTCCCGCACCCGGCCTCCACCGGCGACGCGTCCGGCGAAGAGTCCGGCGACGAGGCAGCGGCCTCCACCGCCACCACCGGCCCACCCGGCCCGGGTGACGCCGCCTCCTCTTCCGCCCGCCCCGGCTGGTTCGGCTGGCGCCGTCGTCACCCCCGCGCCGCCCGTGCCGTGCGGGCGGGCACGAGCATCCTGGCCGGTGCGCTGGTGCTCGTCGTGCTCCTCGTGCCCAACCGCCTCGACCGGATCAATCTCCAGTCGTTCCTCCGCCTCCCCGTCGAGGTGATCTTCCTCGCGGCCGTCCTGCTCGTACTGCCGTCGAGGGCACGGCGGATCACGGCCGTCGTCCTGGGGACGTTCCTCGGGCTGTCCACCGTCCTGAAGTGCCTCGACATGGGTTTCCGCCAGACTCTGGCCCGGCCGTTCGACCTGGTCTTCGACTGGGTTCTGCTGAGCGACGCGGCGGACTGGATGAAGGACTCGTTCGGCCGCTCGGGTGAGGTGCTCGCGGTCATCGGGCTGATCGTCCTGCTCGTCCTCGTGCTCGTGCTGAGCGCGCTCGCGATGGTGCGGCTCGCGAACGTGATGGCCCGGCACCGCTCCGTGGCCGTGCGCGGCACGCTGGTCCTCGGCACCGCCTGGATCATCCTCTTCACCATGGGCGTGCAGTTCGGCGGCGTCACGGTCGCCACCAGGGGCTACAGCCAGTACCTCGCCAACCGCGTGCAGTACGTCCGCGACGGCCTCGGTGACGCCGACGTCTTCAAGAAGCAGCTCGCCGTCGACGCCTTCGCCGACACCCCGAACGACCGGTTGCTGACCGGTCTGCGCGGCAAGGACGTGCTGTTCACCTTCATCGAGAGCTACGGCCGGGTGGCGATCGACGATCCGGCGATGGCCCCGGAGATCGACGCGACGCTCAAGGAGGGCGACGCCAGGCTCAAGGCGGCCGGCTTCGCGGCGCGCAGCGGCTGGCTCAGCTCGCCCGTGACGGGCGCCGGCAGCTGGCTCGCCCACTCGACGTTCCTGTCCGGCCTGTGGATCAAGAACCAGCAGCGGTACCGGACCCTGACCACCGGCGACCACGCCACCCTCACCAGCTACTTCCAGAAGACCGGCGCCTGGCGCACCGTCGGCATCGTCCCGGGCGTGCGCAAGGCGTGGCCCGAGGGCACGTACTTCGGCCTCGACCACATCTACGACTCCACGCACCTCGGCTACCAGGGTCCCTACTTCAGCTGGACGCCCGTGCCGGACCAGTTCAGCCTCGAGGCGTTCCAGCGCCTGGAGCACGGGAAGAAGAACCGCGACCCGATCATGGCGGAGATCATCCTGGCCTCCAGCCACAACCCCTGGGCTCCCATCGCCCACACGATCGGCTGGGACGACCTCGGCGACGGCTCGGTCTTCGAGCAGATCAAGAAGGAGGGCAAGAACCCCACGGAGGTCTGGAAGCACCCGGCGAGCGTGCGCACCGAGTACCGCAAGGCCATCCAGTACTCCCTGGACAGCCTGACCCAGTGGATGCAGAGGTACGGCGACAAGAACACCGTCCTCGTCTTCCTCGGCGACCACCAGCCGGTGCCCACCGTCACGGGCGGCAGCACGAGCCGCGACGTGCCGATCACGATCGTCGCGCACGACCCGAAGGTCCTGGACCGGATCTCCGACTGGGGCTGGACGGACGGTCTCAAGCCGGCCGACAACGCGCCGGAGTGGGCCATGGACGAGTTCCGCGACCGCTTCATGACGGCGTACCAGAAGTGA
- a CDS encoding acyl-CoA synthetase has product MEYNIADLFESVVDVVPDREALVYLDRPGTGAEHRLTYAELDAAANRVGHHLIDSGIRPGEHLGLHLYNGVEYLQTVLGCLKARIVPVNVNYRYVEEELVYLYQDADLVALVFDAEFTDRVAAALPRVEKLRHLVRVGTAPPGAAEVPATAFTDAEATGSPERGFPRRSGDDQFIIYTGGTTGMPKGVMWRQEDLFFSGLGGGAPTGEPVGKPQEIAERVAAGGAGITFFPTPPLMHGTSTLTAFIGFNFGQRVVLHRKFAAEEVLRTIEKEKVTSISLVGDAMLRPLIDALDGPMKGTDCSSVFSVSSSGAIMSDTVRRQFRAHLPNAMLLNNFGSSESGFNGTATEDSGPERGFRIRVNSRTQVVDPATREPVAVGEVGRVAQCGHVPLGYYNDPAKTAETFFEKDGERWVLLGDMATVDEEGVVTVLGRGSQCINTGGEKVYPEEVEQALKSHPDVYDALVAGVPDVKWGNHVAAVVQLREGAPRPSLEDLQSYCRTHLAGYKIPRQIVITQTIRRSPSGKADYRWAREVAVSADR; this is encoded by the coding sequence GTGGAGTACAACATTGCCGACCTGTTCGAGTCGGTCGTCGACGTGGTGCCGGATCGCGAGGCGCTCGTGTACCTCGACCGCCCCGGCACGGGCGCGGAGCACCGCCTGACGTACGCGGAACTGGACGCGGCGGCCAATCGCGTCGGCCACCATCTGATCGACAGCGGGATCCGGCCCGGTGAGCACCTCGGACTCCACCTCTACAACGGCGTCGAGTACCTCCAGACCGTGCTCGGCTGCCTCAAGGCGCGGATCGTGCCGGTCAACGTCAACTACCGGTACGTCGAGGAGGAGCTGGTCTACCTCTACCAGGACGCCGACCTGGTCGCCCTGGTCTTCGACGCCGAGTTCACCGACCGGGTGGCGGCGGCGCTGCCGCGGGTGGAGAAACTGCGGCACCTGGTACGGGTGGGAACCGCCCCGCCGGGGGCGGCCGAGGTGCCCGCCACCGCCTTCACGGACGCGGAGGCCACGGGCTCACCGGAGCGCGGGTTCCCGCGGCGCTCGGGCGACGACCAGTTCATCATCTACACGGGCGGCACCACCGGCATGCCCAAAGGGGTGATGTGGCGCCAGGAGGACCTGTTCTTCTCCGGGCTCGGCGGCGGCGCGCCGACCGGGGAGCCGGTAGGGAAGCCGCAGGAGATCGCCGAGCGGGTCGCGGCCGGCGGCGCGGGCATCACCTTCTTCCCCACCCCCCCGCTGATGCACGGGACGTCGACACTGACGGCGTTCATCGGCTTCAACTTCGGGCAGCGGGTCGTACTGCATCGCAAGTTCGCGGCCGAGGAGGTACTGCGGACCATCGAGAAGGAGAAGGTCACCAGTATCTCGCTGGTGGGTGACGCCATGCTGCGGCCCCTGATCGACGCCCTCGACGGCCCCATGAAGGGCACCGACTGCTCGTCCGTGTTCAGCGTGTCGTCCTCGGGCGCGATCATGTCCGACACGGTGCGCCGCCAGTTCCGGGCCCATCTCCCGAACGCGATGCTGCTGAACAACTTCGGCTCCTCCGAGTCCGGCTTCAACGGCACGGCGACGGAGGACTCCGGACCCGAGCGCGGCTTCCGCATCCGCGTCAACTCCCGCACTCAGGTCGTCGATCCGGCGACGCGTGAGCCGGTCGCCGTGGGCGAGGTGGGCCGGGTCGCGCAGTGCGGACACGTGCCCCTCGGTTACTACAACGACCCGGCGAAGACCGCGGAGACCTTCTTCGAGAAGGACGGCGAGCGCTGGGTGCTGCTCGGCGACATGGCCACCGTCGACGAGGAGGGCGTGGTCACCGTCCTCGGGCGCGGCTCCCAGTGCATCAACACCGGCGGGGAGAAGGTCTACCCCGAGGAGGTCGAGCAGGCGCTCAAGTCCCATCCGGACGTGTACGACGCTCTGGTGGCCGGGGTGCCGGACGTGAAGTGGGGCAACCACGTGGCGGCGGTGGTGCAACTGCGGGAGGGCGCGCCACGGCCCTCCCTGGAGGACCTCCAGTCGTACTGCCGTACCCATCTCGCGGGTTACAAGATCCCCCGGCAGATAGTGATCACGCAGACGATACGGCGCTCGCCCAGCGGTAAGGCGGACTACCGGTGGGCTCGCGAGGTGGCGGTCTCGGCGGATCGGTAG
- a CDS encoding crotonase/enoyl-CoA hydratase family protein — MGGTEHLTVRREGATLVLTLNRPEAKNALSLSMLVGLYDGWVEADEDEEIRSVVLTGEGGSFCAGMDLKALAGRGMEGEHHRDRLKADPDLHWKAMLRHHRPRKPVIAAVEGYCVAGGTEILQGTDIRVAGESATFGLFEVKRGLFPIGGSTVRLQRQIPRTHALEMLLTGRPYSAREAADIGLVGHVVPDGTALAEALAIAERINACGPLAVEAVKASVYETAEMTESDGLAAELKRGWPVFDTADAKEGARAFAEKRPPVYRRA, encoded by the coding sequence ATGGGTGGGACGGAACACCTCACCGTGCGGCGCGAGGGCGCCACACTGGTGCTCACGCTCAACCGGCCGGAGGCCAAGAACGCGCTCTCGTTGTCGATGCTCGTCGGCCTGTACGACGGCTGGGTCGAGGCCGACGAGGACGAGGAGATCCGCTCGGTCGTGCTGACCGGCGAGGGCGGCTCGTTCTGTGCCGGGATGGATCTCAAGGCCCTCGCGGGCAGGGGCATGGAGGGAGAGCACCACCGGGACCGCCTCAAGGCCGACCCGGACCTGCACTGGAAGGCGATGCTGCGCCACCACCGCCCGCGCAAACCGGTGATCGCCGCCGTCGAGGGGTACTGCGTCGCCGGCGGCACCGAGATCCTCCAGGGCACCGACATCCGGGTCGCCGGCGAGTCCGCGACCTTCGGCCTGTTCGAGGTGAAACGCGGCCTGTTCCCGATCGGCGGCTCCACGGTCCGGCTGCAACGCCAGATTCCCCGCACCCACGCCCTGGAGATGCTGCTCACCGGCCGCCCCTACAGCGCCCGGGAGGCCGCGGACATCGGGCTCGTCGGTCATGTCGTCCCGGACGGCACCGCGCTCGCCGAGGCCCTGGCGATCGCCGAACGGATCAACGCCTGCGGCCCGCTGGCCGTGGAGGCCGTCAAGGCCTCGGTGTACGAGACCGCCGAGATGACCGAGTCGGACGGGTTGGCCGCCGAACTGAAACGCGGCTGGCCCGTCTTCGACACCGCCGACGCCAAGGAGGGCGCCCGCGCCTTCGCCGAGAAGCGGCCGCCCGTCTACCGGCGTGCCTGA
- a CDS encoding Zn-ribbon domain-containing OB-fold protein, whose product MPEVLQAPLVLEFPFTRSLGPVQSAFLTGLRERVVLGVRTRDGRTLVPPVEYDPVTAEEIGELVEVAATGTVTTWAWNHEPRRGQPLDTPFAWVLVRLDGADTALLHVLDVPGPDSVHSGMRVRIRWAGERTGAITDIACFEPYDGAGERQDTGRTGATEAAVHSGEFENMVTGIVAPARLDYTYSPGRAQSAYIGALSERRTVGERCPSCRKVYVPPRGACPTCGVATSEQVEVGPRGTVTTYCIVNIKAKNLDIEVPYVYAHIALDGADLALHGRIAGIPYDRVRMGLRVEPVWKEGARHPDHYRPTGEPDAEYDTYKELL is encoded by the coding sequence ATGCCCGAAGTCCTCCAAGCCCCCCTCGTCCTCGAATTTCCCTTCACCCGTTCCCTCGGCCCCGTGCAGAGCGCGTTCCTCACCGGTCTGCGCGAGCGGGTCGTCCTCGGCGTCCGGACCCGCGACGGCAGGACGCTCGTCCCACCCGTCGAATACGACCCCGTCACCGCCGAGGAGATAGGCGAGTTGGTCGAGGTGGCCGCCACCGGCACGGTGACCACCTGGGCCTGGAACCACGAACCCCGCCGCGGGCAGCCGCTCGACACGCCCTTCGCGTGGGTCCTGGTCCGCCTCGACGGCGCCGACACCGCCCTGCTGCACGTCCTGGACGTGCCCGGCCCCGACTCCGTGCACAGCGGCATGCGGGTGCGGATCCGCTGGGCCGGGGAACGTACCGGTGCCATCACGGACATCGCCTGCTTCGAGCCGTACGACGGTGCCGGCGAGCGGCAGGACACGGGCCGCACCGGCGCGACGGAGGCCGCCGTTCACAGCGGCGAGTTCGAGAACATGGTCACGGGCATCGTGGCTCCCGCCCGCCTCGACTACACCTACTCGCCCGGCCGTGCCCAGTCCGCCTACATCGGGGCCCTCTCCGAACGGCGGACCGTGGGAGAGCGTTGCCCGTCCTGCCGCAAGGTGTACGTCCCGCCCAGGGGTGCCTGCCCCACATGTGGCGTGGCCACATCGGAACAGGTCGAGGTGGGTCCGCGCGGCACGGTCACGACGTACTGCATCGTCAACATCAAGGCGAAGAACCTCGACATCGAGGTGCCCTACGTCTACGCCCACATCGCCCTCGACGGCGCCGACCTCGCGCTGCACGGCCGGATCGCGGGCATCCCCTACGACCGGGTACGGATGGGCCTGCGTGTCGAGCCGGTGTGGAAGGAGGGTGCCCGCCACCCCGACCACTACCGGCCCACGGGCGAACCCGACGCGGAGTACGACACCTACAAGGAGCTGTTGTGA
- a CDS encoding thiolase domain-containing protein yields the protein MTREIAVVAFAQTDHRRTSAELSEVEMLMPVLHEVLDETGLKTADIDFTCSGSSDYLAGRAFSFTLALDGVGAWPPISESHVEMDGAWALYEAWTKLLTGEADTALVYSYGKSSPGSVRDVLTRQLDPYYVAPLWPDAVSLAALQAQALIDGGVTDEPALAAVGARSRSDAGANSHAQLRGSVPQGEYAVRPLRTGDCPPVGDGAAAVILAAGERARSLCARPAWIRGIDHRIEAHGLGVRDLTDSPSARLAAERAGAFERPVDTAELHAPFSSQEVVLRRALRLDDSVRVNPSGGALAANPVMAAGLIRIGEAAAGIHRGESDRALAHATSGPCLQQNLVAVLEGDPR from the coding sequence GTGACGCGTGAGATTGCCGTGGTCGCCTTCGCGCAGACCGACCACCGGCGTACGAGTGCGGAACTCTCCGAGGTCGAGATGCTCATGCCCGTGCTGCACGAGGTACTCGACGAGACCGGCCTGAAGACCGCGGACATCGACTTCACCTGTTCCGGCTCCAGCGACTACCTGGCCGGGCGGGCCTTCTCCTTCACCCTCGCCCTCGACGGGGTGGGCGCCTGGCCGCCGATCTCCGAGTCGCACGTCGAGATGGACGGCGCGTGGGCGCTGTACGAGGCCTGGACCAAACTGCTCACCGGGGAGGCGGACACCGCCCTCGTCTACTCCTACGGCAAGTCCTCGCCCGGTTCGGTGCGCGACGTCCTCACCCGGCAACTGGACCCGTACTACGTCGCTCCCCTGTGGCCCGACGCCGTCTCCCTCGCCGCCCTGCAGGCGCAGGCGCTCATCGACGGGGGAGTCACCGACGAACCCGCGCTGGCCGCCGTAGGTGCTCGCAGCCGGTCGGACGCGGGCGCCAACTCCCATGCGCAGCTGCGCGGTTCGGTTCCCCAGGGGGAGTACGCCGTACGGCCCCTGCGCACCGGCGACTGCCCACCCGTCGGTGACGGGGCCGCCGCCGTGATCCTGGCGGCGGGGGAACGCGCCCGGTCCCTGTGCGCGCGGCCCGCCTGGATCCGCGGCATCGACCACCGCATCGAGGCGCACGGCCTGGGGGTCCGCGACCTCACCGACTCACCGTCGGCCCGCCTGGCCGCCGAACGGGCCGGTGCCTTCGAACGCCCCGTCGACACGGCGGAGCTGCACGCGCCCTTCAGCTCGCAGGAGGTCGTCCTGCGCCGGGCGCTGAGGCTGGACGACTCGGTGCGCGTCAACCCGTCCGGGGGCGCGCTCGCCGCCAACCCGGTGATGGCCGCCGGGCTGATCCGCATCGGTGAGGCGGCCGCCGGCATCCACCGGGGCGAGTCCGACCGCGCCCTCGCCCACGCCACCTCCGGACCCTGTCTGCAACAGAACCTGGTCGCCGTACTCGAAGGGGATCCACGATGA
- a CDS encoding thiolase domain-containing protein: MSKEPVAVVGIGQTKHVAARRDVSIAGLVREAAQRALDDAELTWADIEAVVIGKAPDFFEGVMMPELYLADALGAVGKPMLRVHTAGSVGGSTALVAANLVAARVHGTVLTLAFEKQSESNAMWGLSLPIPFQQPLLAGAGGFFAPHVRAYMRRTGAPDTVGSLVAYKDRRNALKNPYAHLHEHDLTLERVQASPMLWDPIRYSETCPSSDGACAMVLTDRAGAARAPRPPAWMLGGAMRSEPTLFAGKDFVSPQAGKDCAADVYRQAGIADPRRDIDAVEMYVPFSWYEPMWLENLGFAAEGEGWKLTEAGVTELDGDLPVNMSGGVLSANPIGASGMIRFAEAALQVRGQAGEHQVEGARRVLGHAYGGGSQFFSMWLVGSQRPDS, translated from the coding sequence ATGAGCAAGGAGCCCGTGGCCGTCGTAGGCATCGGCCAGACCAAGCACGTCGCCGCGCGCCGGGACGTGTCGATCGCCGGACTCGTCCGCGAGGCGGCCCAACGGGCGCTGGACGACGCCGAGTTGACCTGGGCCGACATCGAGGCCGTCGTCATCGGCAAGGCGCCCGACTTCTTCGAGGGCGTCATGATGCCCGAGCTCTATCTCGCCGACGCGCTGGGCGCCGTGGGCAAGCCCATGCTGCGCGTGCACACCGCGGGCTCCGTCGGCGGATCCACCGCCCTGGTCGCCGCCAACCTGGTCGCGGCCCGCGTCCACGGCACCGTACTGACCCTCGCCTTCGAAAAGCAGTCCGAGTCGAACGCCATGTGGGGCCTGTCCCTGCCCATCCCCTTCCAGCAGCCCCTGCTCGCCGGAGCGGGCGGCTTCTTCGCACCGCACGTGCGCGCCTACATGCGGCGCACCGGCGCACCCGACACGGTCGGCTCGCTGGTCGCGTACAAGGACCGGCGCAACGCGCTCAAGAACCCCTACGCCCACCTGCACGAACACGATCTCACCCTGGAGCGGGTCCAGGCCTCGCCCATGCTCTGGGACCCGATCCGCTACTCGGAGACCTGCCCCTCCTCGGACGGCGCCTGCGCCATGGTGCTCACCGACCGCGCCGGAGCCGCCCGCGCCCCCCGCCCGCCGGCCTGGATGCTGGGCGGCGCGATGCGCAGCGAGCCGACGCTCTTCGCCGGCAAGGACTTCGTGTCGCCGCAGGCCGGCAAGGACTGCGCGGCCGACGTGTACCGGCAGGCCGGCATCGCCGACCCGAGGCGGGACATCGACGCCGTCGAGATGTACGTGCCGTTCTCCTGGTACGAGCCCATGTGGCTGGAGAACCTGGGATTCGCCGCCGAGGGGGAGGGCTGGAAGCTCACCGAGGCCGGGGTCACCGAGCTGGACGGGGACCTGCCCGTCAACATGTCGGGGGGTGTCCTGTCGGCCAATCCCATCGGCGCCTCCGGCATGATCCGCTTCGCGGAGGCCGCTCTCCAGGTACGTGGTCAGGCCGGAGAACACCAGGTGGAGGGGGCACGCCGGGTGCTGGGGCACGCCTACGGCGGCGGATCCCAGTTCTTCTCCATGTGGCTGGTGGGCTCACAACGCCCCGACTCCTGA
- a CDS encoding DUF397 domain-containing protein: MAETIIQQQPLMGWDKPELDLSSAEWHSSSRGRGDVQIAFVEGFIAMRNSGRPESPSLIFTPAEWGAFVSGAREGEFDLT, translated from the coding sequence GTGGCCGAGACCATCATCCAGCAGCAGCCGCTCATGGGCTGGGACAAGCCCGAGCTGGACCTCAGCAGCGCCGAGTGGCACTCGAGCAGCCGTGGCCGGGGAGATGTCCAGATCGCCTTTGTCGAGGGATTCATCGCGATGCGCAACAGTGGCCGCCCGGAAAGCCCTTCCCTGATCTTCACACCCGCCGAGTGGGGCGCGTTCGTCTCGGGCGCGCGTGAAGGCGAGTTCGACCTGACGTGA
- a CDS encoding pyridoxal 5'-phosphate synthase, whose amino-acid sequence MEDLRLLLRGLEVFAGELPAFDPSAAPDTPSELFTEWLLGAVAAGVREPHAMTVSTAGADGAPTARTLILKGVEPDGWQFASDGGSVKARDLAERPYAALTFYWSELARQVRVRGTVVPASAEASAADFLARGAGARAEALLGRQSQPLADLAERDTAVRESLARLEAEPDLVAPGWTLHTVRPESVEFWQGDKERRHTRLLYVRDAEGAGPGAGEGWRRQLLWP is encoded by the coding sequence ATGGAGGATCTGCGCCTGCTGCTGCGCGGCCTGGAGGTGTTCGCGGGTGAGCTGCCCGCGTTCGACCCGTCGGCCGCACCGGACACACCGTCCGAGCTGTTCACCGAATGGCTGCTGGGGGCGGTGGCGGCGGGCGTCCGCGAGCCGCACGCCATGACGGTCTCGACGGCCGGCGCGGACGGCGCCCCGACGGCCCGCACGCTGATCCTCAAGGGCGTGGAACCGGACGGCTGGCAGTTCGCGTCGGACGGCGGCAGCGTCAAGGCCCGCGATCTCGCCGAACGGCCGTACGCAGCGCTGACGTTCTACTGGTCCGAGCTGGCCCGTCAGGTGCGGGTGCGCGGAACCGTCGTACCGGCGAGCGCCGAGGCCAGTGCCGCGGACTTCCTGGCGCGGGGCGCCGGGGCACGCGCGGAGGCGCTGCTCGGCCGGCAGTCGCAGCCGCTCGCGGACCTCGCCGAGCGTGACACGGCGGTGCGGGAGTCGCTGGCCCGGCTGGAGGCCGAACCGGACCTGGTCGCGCCGGGCTGGACCCTGCACACCGTACGGCCCGAGTCGGTCGAGTTCTGGCAGGGCGACAAGGAACGGCGGCACACGCGACTGCTGTACGTCCGCGACGCCGAGGGTGCCGGTCCCGGCGCCGGTGAAGGGTGGCGCAGGCAGCTGCTGTGGCCGTGA